Genomic window (Tardiphaga sp. vice304):
CCGGGGTGACACGAAGCGCGAGGATGCTGGAAGGTTGCGGCGCAAGGGCAGGCCGTTACGCGGCCCCGGCGTCCGACTTCAATCCTTCGATCCCGGCCCCTTCGCCGCGATAATATCGTCGGCCTTGACCCAGCCGGGGGAGCCGATGGCAAAGCGCGACTTGGCGCGCGAGGCGAGATCCCGCGCGGTCTTGTTGTCGCCGCGCAGGAACGCGGCTTGCGCCGAGGCGAGGTCCGCCTCGGCGTAATCCCCCTTGCGGCCATAGGCCAGCGCGAGCTGGACATAGCCGCTCGGCGCCTCGCTCTCGCGGGCCACCGCGGCGCGCAGGATCCGGATCGCCTCGTCGAGGCTGGCCTTGTTGTCGGAGGCCACCATCGCCTGCCCGAGCAGCATCTCGATCAGCGGCGCGTTGTTCGAGAGCTGCACGGCGCGGCGCAGCGGCGCCACCGCCTCGGCCGGCTTACCGCCTTCGAGCAGCGCCTGGCCCTTCAGTTCATGGAAATAGGCGTTGGCTGGCTGCACGGCGAGCAATCCATCGACCTGCGCCACGGCGTCGCGCAGGTCGCCGTGACGGTAGGTGGCAATCGCCCGGGCGTAGCGCGCGGGCAAAGTGGTGTCGGACGGCGGGTAGCGCCGCATCACGGTGTCGCGCTGCTCCATGAAGCCCGCGGTCTTGGCGCGCATCAGGTCATGACGAAGCTGCAGCGCCGGGTCGTCCTTCTTGTCCCAGTACGGGCTGGTCCTGGCGAACTCCTCGAGGGCGGCGACGCGTTCCCGCGGCATCGGGTGCGACTGCTGGTAGGGGTCGGCGCCGCGCGCGGCGAACAGGCTGTCGCTGGAGAACCGCTGGAAGGTCTCCCACATGCCCTTCGGCGACTGCTGGGTGGCGGTCAGGTACTTGACGCCGGCGCGGTCGGCGTTCTCTTCCTGCTGTCGGACATAGGACAGCATGGTGCTCTGGAACAGCGCCTGCGGGGCGCTCAGTGCCGCCGCGCCGATATTGCTGGCGCTCGAGCCGCCGCCGGCGTTGCTGCGCGAGCCCGCCACCATCGCGCCGACGCCGAGCAGCATCGCCACGATCATCGAGGTCTGGGCCTGCGCCATCTGCTGCCGCATCTTCGACAGGTGGCCGCCGGCAAGATGGCCGGTCTCGTGCGCCAGCACGCCGATCAGCTGGTTCGGCGTCTGCGATTGCATCAGCGCGCCGTAATTGACGAAGATGCGGCGGCCGTCGGCGACAAAGGCATTAAAGGTGCCGTTGTTGATGATGACGACCTGGATATTCTGCTTTTCGAGCCCGGCGGCGCGCAGGATCGGACGGGTATATTCGCGCAGCAGCTGCTCGATCTCGGCGTCGCGCAGCAGCGGTGGGCCGCGGTTCTGCGCGGACGCCGCAACCGGCACGACCAGCAGCGCCGCTGCCGCGCCCAGCGCGGTCAGCTTGGAGAGGATCCGGGACACGGCCCGGAAGGGCCTTCGCAGGTCTTTCATCATCGGCCGGGTTCGGATACGCGAGAGGGGCCCAACAAGCCCGATATTGCGGCAGGAGCGCGGCACAGCCGCACCGGGTCACGCAGCGCCGCGGAGATAGCAGATTCTGATGTCCAATACGATTCCGGGAACTGGCTCGATCGCTCGCGCGCGGTCGCTGTTGACACCTTCGGCCCGCAGCGACGTGCCGCCGTTCATGGTGATGGATGTGATGGCGGCTGCGGCGCGGATCGAGGCCGCGGGTGGCCACGTCATCCACATGGAAGTCGGCCAGCCCGCCGCGCCGGCGCCGCAGGTGGCGATCGAAGCCGCCCAGGCGGCGCTGGTGCAGCGCCGGATCGAATACACCTCAGCGCTGGGCACACCGTCGCTGCGGGCGCGAATCGCCCGGCATTACCGCGACGTCTATGGCTGCGCGGTCGATCCGGAGCGGATCGTGGTGACGACCGGCTCGTCCGGCGCGTTCATCCTGGCGTTCCTGGCGCTGTTCGAACCCGGCGACCGCGTCGCCGTCACGGTGCCTGGCTATCCGCCGTACCGCCATATCCTGAAGGCGCTGGGTTGCGAGCCCGTGCTGATCGAAACCCATGCCGACACCCGCCATGCGCTGACCGGCGAGGCGCTGCTCGAGGCGCATCGCAAGACACCGCTGAAGGGCGTGCTGGTCGCCAGCCCCGCCAATCCCACGGGAACGATGATGTCGAAGGAGGCGCTGACCGGGCTGATGCAGGCCGCCGATGGCGCCGGCATCCGCTTCATCTCCGACGAGATCTATCATGGTCTCGACTACGCCTTTCCGGCCGTGACTGCCGCGGCGCTGTCCGACGACGCGCTGGTGATCAACTCGTTCTCGAAGTACTTCTGCATGACCGGCTGGCGGGTCGGCTGGATGGTGGTGCCGAAGCCGTTGGTGCGGCCGATCGAACGGCTGCAGCAGAACATGTCGATCTCGGTGCCGACATTGTCGCAGATCGCGGCGGAGGCGGCTTTCGAGGGCCGTGCCGAGATGGAGGCGATCAAGCACGGTTACCAGGACAACCGCGCGATCCTCGCCGCCGGCCTGCCGCAGGCCGGGCTCACCGACTTCCTGCCGGCCGACGGCGCGTTCTATCTCTATTCCGACGTCTCGAAATTCACCTCGGACAGTTTCGATTTCGCAAAGCAGATGCTGGAGCAGACCCACGTCGCCGCGACGCCCGGCAATGATTTCGACCCGATCCATGGCCGGTCCTATGTGCGGTTCTCCTATGCACAGTCCGCGGCCGACATGCACGAGGCGGTAGCGCGGATCGGCAAATGGCTCGGGCAGGGCGGCCCCAAATGATGAACGATAAGAGCAAAGCGCAGGCGCCGATCGTCGCCGTGCTGTGGCCGCCACGCGGCAGCACGCTTGCCGAGGGCATCCGCGCGACGGCGCTGGTCGCGCTCGGCATCGCGCTGCTGGCGCTGTCCGCCAAGACCAACGTGCCGCTGCCGATGGTGCCGATGACGCTACAGACGCTGGTCGTGCTGGTGATCGGGGCCGCCTACGGCTGGCGGCTCGGCGTTGCAACGGTCGTTGGCTATCTCGCGGTCGGTGCGGCCGGCCTGGCGGTATTTGCCGGCCCAACCGGCGGGCTCGCGCCGCTGTTCGGGGCGACGGCAGGGTTCCTGTTCGGCTTCGTGGTGGCTGCCTTCATCAGCGGCTGGCTCGGCGAGCGCGGCTGGGACCGTTCGATTATCCAGATGTTCGTCGCGATGACCATCGGGCACGTCGTGATCCTGGCGATGGGCCTCGTCTGGCTGGCCTATGGCCGCCAGCTCGGGCTGGAGAAGGCCTGGACGGTCGGCGTCGGGCCGTTTCTCGCGGGCGCCGTGGTGAAAACTCTGCTCGGGGCGCTGCTGGTGCCCGGCCTGCGCGTGGTGGCTGATCGCCGCCAAAAGCCGTGACAACGGTATCAATGGCGCTGCGAAGGTATTTCGCTGATTAATTGTTCAACTAAATTCCGCCCGGTGGCTTGCCGAGTACAGGCCGTTCTGTGTATCCACCCCGCAGTTCTACTTCGGAGTGACGACAATGGCGGCAGTGATCGCAACGACGGGCGTGCCAGCGCCCGCAATCAAGCAGCCCTGGTACAAGGTTCTCTATCTCCAGGTGCTGGTCGCGATCGTGCTGGGCGTCATCGTCGGATCGTTCTTTCCGAACTTCGCCACCAACGACTGGATCAAGGCGCTCGGCGACGGCTTCATCAAGCTGATCAAGATGGTGATCGCGCCGATCATCTTCTGCACCGTGGTGTCGGGCATCGCCCACATCCAGGACGCCCGCAAGGTCGGCCGCGTCGGTATCAAGGCGCTGATCTACTTCGAGATCGTGTCGTCCTTCGCGCTGATCCTCGGCATGATCATGGGCAACGTGTTCCAGGTCGGCCACGGCCTGGTCACCAAGGTCGATGGCACCAATGCGGCGGTTGCGAATTACGTCAAGCAGGCGGAAGCGCAGAAGTCGGTCGACTTCGTGCTCAACATCATCCCCGACAGCGTTGTCGGTGCCTTTGCCAAGGGCGACATCCTGCAGGTGCTGCTGTTCGCCATCCTGTTCGGCTTCGCGCTGATGGCGCTCGGCGAGCGCGGCCACACGCTGCGTGACACGATCGACGATGTTTCGCACGCGATCTTCGGCGTCATCGCCATCGTCATGAAGGCGGCGCCGGTCGGCGCGTTCGGCGCGATGGCCTATACGATCGGCAAGTTCGGTCCGGCGGCGCTGACCAATCTGGTCAGCCTGATCGCGCTGTTCTACGGCACGGCGCTGCTGTTCGTGATCGTCGTGCTCGGCCTGATCGCGAGAATGGTCGGCTTCAGCATTTTCAAGTTCATCGCCTACATCAAGGATGAGCTCTTGATCGTGCTCGGCACCAGTTCGTCGGAGAGCGCGCTGCCGCAGCTGATGGCCAAGCTGGAGCGGCTCGGCTGCTCGAAGTCGGTCGTCGGCCTGGTGGTCCCGACCGGCTACTCGTTCAACCTCGACGGCACCAACATCTACATGACGCTGGCGACGCTGTTCATCGCGCAGGCGCTCGGCGTCGATCTGACGTTCGGCCAGCAGCTCACCATCCTGCTGGTGGCGATGCTGACCTCGAAGGGCGCCTCCGGCGTCACCGGCGCCGGCTTCATCACGCTGGCCGCGACGCTCAGCGTCGTCGATCCCCGTCTGGTGCCGGGCATGGCGATCGTGTTCTCGATCGACAAGTTCATGAGCGAAGTGCGTGCGCTGACCAACATCACCGGCAACGGCGTCGCCGCGGTGTTCGTGTCGTGGTGGGAAGGCGAACTCGATCACGACGTGATGCACGCCAACCTCAACAAGACCATCGATCCGTCGGATCTGGAGACGGGCGTGACGACGGGCTGACCGTTCGGCTCTATGGCTGTCAGCACAAAAGCCGCCCGGTTCGCCGGGCGGCTTTTTGCTGACCCATCGCTGTCATTCCGGGGCGCGAACGCGCCAGCGTGAGCGAACCCGGAATCTGGATGTGGGAAGATGAACATGCCGGGATTCCGGGTCGCCATCAGCCGGCTTCGCCGCCTGCTGCATCCCGGAATGACAGTTTGTGATCAGCAAACAGCTGCCTTGTTTGGCCGGGCCGCTTCTTTCATACGAGCAGCGGTGCCCGCGACGGTGTTCTCCGGCGGTTCGATCATGCAACGCATCGCGGTAGAATTGATCGATATCAAACGATATTCGAATATCGTGTGACATCTTGAAGGCCGAATTTCGATATCCGCTGCCGACCAAGGAAATGCACATGACCCACAATATCCCTTGCCCCAACGCGCCGGCTCCCGGCATGCCCCTGATCGAAACCAATGTGGGTGAAGGCTTCTGGCGCAAGGGCCCGAACGAGCCGCTGCCGCCGCCCGATATGATGGGTCCCTACATGCGCGGCCGGGCCGTGCCGACACGGCCGGTCAAAGGACGCAAGGCCTGGATCATCGGCAGCGGCATCGCCGGTCTGTCGGCCGCCTTTTACATGATCCGGGATGGCGGCATGAAGGGCGAGGACATCACGATCCTCGACTCGATGGACATCGCCGGCGGCTCGCTCGATGGCGCCGGCGACGCCGAAACCGGCTACATCGTCCGCGGCGGCCGCGAGATGAACTTCAATTACGATAATTTCTGGGACGTGTTCCAGGATGTGCCGGCGCTGGAATTGGCCGAAGGCTACAGCGTGCTCGACGAATACCGGCTGGTGAACGACAACGACCTGAACTGGTCCAAGGCCCGGTTGATGCACCAGCAGGGAAAAATCCGGGATTTTTCGACGCTGGGCCTCAGCAAGTCGCATCAGTGGGAGCTCATCAAGCTTCTGCTCAAGCGCAAGGAAGAGCTCGACGACGTCACGATCGAGCAATATTTCAGCAAGAGCTTCTTCGAGACCAACTTCTGGTATCTGTGGCGATCGATGTTTGCCTTCGAGAACTGGCAGAGCCTGCTAGAGATGAAGCTCTACATGCATCGCTTCCTCGATGCGCTCGACGGGATGGCCGACATGTCGACCTGCGTTTTCCCGAAGTACAATCAATATGACAGCTTCGTCGTGCCGTTGCTCCGCCTGCTGAAGGACAAGGGCGTCAAGGTGCAGTTCGACACAAGGGCCTATGACCTCGACATGTTGGAACAGCAGGGCCAGCGCACCGTCACCGCGATCCGCTGCAAGGTCGGCGGTAACGACGAGAGCATCGCCATCGGTCCGGACGACATGGTGTTCGCGCTTACGGGATCGATGACCGAGGGCACGGCCTATGGCGACATGGACACGGCCCCGGTTCTGGCCCGCGATGCCAAGCCGGGCGAGGACAGCGACTGGATGCTGTGGAAGAACCTCGCCAGCAAATCGCCGATATTCGGCAAGCCGGAAAAATTCTGCGGCAATGCCGCGGCATCGACGTGGGAATCGGCGACGCTGACCTGCAAGCCCTCACCGCTGGTAGACAGGCTGAAGGAATTGTCGGTCAACGATCCCTATTCGGGAAAGACCGTGACCGGTGGCGTGATCACCTTTACGGATTCCAACTGGGTGCTGAGCTTCACCTGCAACCGCCAGCCGCACTTCCCGACACAGCCTGACGACGTGCTGGTGCTGTGGGTCTATGCGCTGCTGATGGACAAGGATGGCAACTACGTCAAGAAGCCGATGCCGGCCTGCAACGGCCGCGAGATCCTGGCTGAGCTTTGCTACCATCTCGGCATCGTCGACCAGCTTGACGCCGTCGCCGCCAACACCAAGGTCCGCATCGCGCTGATGCCGTTCATTACAGCGCAGTTCATGCCGCGCGCGGCAGGCGATCGCCCCCGCGTCGTGCCTGCGGGCTGCACCAACCTCGCCTTGATGGGGCAGTTCGTGGAAACCAGCAACGACATCATCTTCACGATGGAATGTTCGGTGCGAACGGCGCGGATCGGCGTCTACACGCTGCTGGGGCTGCCCAGGCAGGTCGCCGATATCAGTCCGACGCAATATGATATCCGCAATCTGATGAAGGCAGCCCGCGTGCTCAACAATAACGAGCCGTTCATGGGCGAACGGCTGCTGCATCGCCTGCTCGATAAGACCTATTTCGCCCATATCCTCCCGCCATTGCCGGAGCGAGACGGAGAGCTCGGCGAGCGTGTGGAAGCCGAGATGGCGACGCTTCTGGGCAAAGGAAGTCATGCGCTCGCAGCGGTGTTCGGCTGGTTCGACCAGCTGCGCGACGGGCCGCGGAGCAAGTCCAAATAGCGAAGGGCCTGCAAAAAGGTTCGGTAGTAGAAAAGCGTCGGACGGGGGAAGCGGAGCGCGCCGCTTCCCCTTCACGGTACACACGATCGAGATCGGGAAAATGCGGAAGACGAGAGAGCAAAGCCGATTGGAGACGCGTCAGCGCCTGCTCGCATCGGCGCGCGCCGCGATCGTGCGCGATGGCGTGGGGGCGTTGTCGTTGCGCGGACTATGCGAGGAGGCCGGTTTTTCGCAGGGCGCCTTCTACTCGAACTTCGCCGGCCGCGACGATCTGTTGATTGCGCTGATGGAGAGCCACATTCATGGCGAGGTGGAAGTGCTTCGCGGCCTTGTTGAGGTTACCCGCACCCACTCGCTGGACGATTTTCTCGCGGCGCTTGCCGTGCATCTGGCTGATCTCGCAGAGCAGACCAGATGGTCGCTGCTGGCCATTGAACTGCAGCTTCATGCCCGGCGCGACCCCGGTTTCGCAGAAGCCTATGATGACGCCAACACCGGCTATTTCGCCGAGTTCGCGTCGCTGGTCGATGACATCGTCCGGCGTCACGACCTGGCGCCGGCCTTGCCGCCGTTGCAGATCACCATGGGGCTCTATGCGCTGTGGTCAGGTCTTGCCGTGCAAGGCGTGGTGGCCGGAGCCCCGCCGCGCGATAAAATCTTTCTCGCTTTTCTTCGCGCCGTCATTGGTGGATGGCCATCGGCGCGAGAGCACGGACGCATCGTTTAACCCGGTCAGCAAAAAGCCGCCCGGTTTGGCCGGGCGGCTTTTTATTGTTCGTTTGGGTCGAGTCTACTCGCCGTTGCCGAATGCGCGGGACCACCATCCGGCCTTGCGGGGCGCGGTGTCGGTACCGGCGTCCGGCTTGGCGGGCTCCGGCGCTGGGACGGGCGCTGGCGCTGCGACAGGCTCAGGTGCCGCAGCGACCGGTTCAGGCGCCGCAGCGACCGGGGCGGCGACGGGCGCAGCGGAGGAGCCGAAGCTGACCTTCTCGCGGACCGTCGAACGGCGGCGGGCGGCAGCCTTGTCGTCGTCCTGCGCAACGGCTTCCGGGGCCGGCTCCGGCTCCGGCGTAGCGACGGGCTGCGGCGGGGCGGTCGCGGGTTCGGCATTGAACGACGCCGGCTGCGCCGGCTCGGCCTGTCCGGCGATCGCTTCCGTCAGCGTCGAGTCATGCGGCCGCAGCGAGCTGCCGTCGTGCGGCACCGGACCGCCTTCGAGGTCGGCGACCGCCTCAGAGGCTTCGGAAGCCTGCAGCGGACCGAGTTCGTCGGCGATCGAGCCGACGACACCGTCTTCCGGACCGCCACGCCGGCGACGACCACCGCGACGGCCGCGGCGGCGCGGACGGCGCTCGCCATCGACCGGCTCGGCACGGGCTTCGCCGGGCACGTCCTCGGATTCCTCGTCGTCGCCTTCGGCGTCGTCACCGACGGCCTCCACGAGACCTTCGCTGGCGAAGGCGGCGGCTTCATTCACGTCACGCTCGGCCACCGGCCCGCCTTCGCGGGTCTCGCCGGCACGGCCACGACGACGCCGGCGGCGCTTGCGCTTGCGGCCATCGGCATCGGTGTCGCTGCCGGCGCTCTCGGCGGCGTTGTCGTCGTCGGCCGACCCATCGGCCGGACCATCGACCAGACCTTCGGTCTCCTCGGTCTCGATTTCGGCTTCGACCTCGAACAGGTCTTCATCGTCGAACGGCTCTTCTTCCAGCGGTGGCGGGAAGGCGGCGACCTGGGCGGCAAGGATGCCCTTGGCGGCTTCCAGCGTATGCACCTGGTCGCCGCGGTCGATCACGAAGGACTGCTGACCGGTGATGCTGGCGTCGGCGATCACGGCGAGCGTGACCTTGAAGGAGCTTTCGAGATCCCGCAGATGGCCGCGCTTGTGATTGAGCACATAGAGCGCGACGTCGGTGCGGGTGCGAACCACCATGTTATGGGTGGCACCCTTCATCAGGATCTCTTCCATGCCGCGCAGCAGCTGCAGCGCAACGGAGGAGACCGAACGGACGTGGCCGCTGCCGCCGCAATGCGTGCAGACCTCGGTGGAGCTTTCCAGCACGCTGGCGCGGATGCGCTGGCGCGACATTTCGAGCAGGCCGAAATGCGAGATGCGTCCGACC
Coding sequences:
- a CDS encoding M48 family metalloprotease, giving the protein MMKDLRRPFRAVSRILSKLTALGAAAALLVVPVAASAQNRGPPLLRDAEIEQLLREYTRPILRAAGLEKQNIQVVIINNGTFNAFVADGRRIFVNYGALMQSQTPNQLIGVLAHETGHLAGGHLSKMRQQMAQAQTSMIVAMLLGVGAMVAGSRSNAGGGSSASNIGAAALSAPQALFQSTMLSYVRQQEENADRAGVKYLTATQQSPKGMWETFQRFSSDSLFAARGADPYQQSHPMPRERVAALEEFARTSPYWDKKDDPALQLRHDLMRAKTAGFMEQRDTVMRRYPPSDTTLPARYARAIATYRHGDLRDAVAQVDGLLAVQPANAYFHELKGQALLEGGKPAEAVAPLRRAVQLSNNAPLIEMLLGQAMVASDNKASLDEAIRILRAAVARESEAPSGYVQLALAYGRKGDYAEADLASAQAAFLRGDNKTARDLASRAKSRFAIGSPGWVKADDIIAAKGPGSKD
- a CDS encoding pyridoxal phosphate-dependent aminotransferase; this encodes MSNTIPGTGSIARARSLLTPSARSDVPPFMVMDVMAAAARIEAAGGHVIHMEVGQPAAPAPQVAIEAAQAALVQRRIEYTSALGTPSLRARIARHYRDVYGCAVDPERIVVTTGSSGAFILAFLALFEPGDRVAVTVPGYPPYRHILKALGCEPVLIETHADTRHALTGEALLEAHRKTPLKGVLVASPANPTGTMMSKEALTGLMQAADGAGIRFISDEIYHGLDYAFPAVTAAALSDDALVINSFSKYFCMTGWRVGWMVVPKPLVRPIERLQQNMSISVPTLSQIAAEAAFEGRAEMEAIKHGYQDNRAILAAGLPQAGLTDFLPADGAFYLYSDVSKFTSDSFDFAKQMLEQTHVAATPGNDFDPIHGRSYVRFSYAQSAADMHEAVARIGKWLGQGGPK
- a CDS encoding biotin transporter BioY, with translation MNDKSKAQAPIVAVLWPPRGSTLAEGIRATALVALGIALLALSAKTNVPLPMVPMTLQTLVVLVIGAAYGWRLGVATVVGYLAVGAAGLAVFAGPTGGLAPLFGATAGFLFGFVVAAFISGWLGERGWDRSIIQMFVAMTIGHVVILAMGLVWLAYGRQLGLEKAWTVGVGPFLAGAVVKTLLGALLVPGLRVVADRRQKP
- a CDS encoding dicarboxylate/amino acid:cation symporter — translated: MAAVIATTGVPAPAIKQPWYKVLYLQVLVAIVLGVIVGSFFPNFATNDWIKALGDGFIKLIKMVIAPIIFCTVVSGIAHIQDARKVGRVGIKALIYFEIVSSFALILGMIMGNVFQVGHGLVTKVDGTNAAVANYVKQAEAQKSVDFVLNIIPDSVVGAFAKGDILQVLLFAILFGFALMALGERGHTLRDTIDDVSHAIFGVIAIVMKAAPVGAFGAMAYTIGKFGPAALTNLVSLIALFYGTALLFVIVVLGLIARMVGFSIFKFIAYIKDELLIVLGTSSSESALPQLMAKLERLGCSKSVVGLVVPTGYSFNLDGTNIYMTLATLFIAQALGVDLTFGQQLTILLVAMLTSKGASGVTGAGFITLAATLSVVDPRLVPGMAIVFSIDKFMSEVRALTNITGNGVAAVFVSWWEGELDHDVMHANLNKTIDPSDLETGVTTG
- a CDS encoding oleate hydratase; protein product: MPLIETNVGEGFWRKGPNEPLPPPDMMGPYMRGRAVPTRPVKGRKAWIIGSGIAGLSAAFYMIRDGGMKGEDITILDSMDIAGGSLDGAGDAETGYIVRGGREMNFNYDNFWDVFQDVPALELAEGYSVLDEYRLVNDNDLNWSKARLMHQQGKIRDFSTLGLSKSHQWELIKLLLKRKEELDDVTIEQYFSKSFFETNFWYLWRSMFAFENWQSLLEMKLYMHRFLDALDGMADMSTCVFPKYNQYDSFVVPLLRLLKDKGVKVQFDTRAYDLDMLEQQGQRTVTAIRCKVGGNDESIAIGPDDMVFALTGSMTEGTAYGDMDTAPVLARDAKPGEDSDWMLWKNLASKSPIFGKPEKFCGNAAASTWESATLTCKPSPLVDRLKELSVNDPYSGKTVTGGVITFTDSNWVLSFTCNRQPHFPTQPDDVLVLWVYALLMDKDGNYVKKPMPACNGREILAELCYHLGIVDQLDAVAANTKVRIALMPFITAQFMPRAAGDRPRVVPAGCTNLALMGQFVETSNDIIFTMECSVRTARIGVYTLLGLPRQVADISPTQYDIRNLMKAARVLNNNEPFMGERLLHRLLDKTYFAHILPPLPERDGELGERVEAEMATLLGKGSHALAAVFGWFDQLRDGPRSKSK
- a CDS encoding TetR/AcrR family transcriptional regulator, producing MRKTREQSRLETRQRLLASARAAIVRDGVGALSLRGLCEEAGFSQGAFYSNFAGRDDLLIALMESHIHGEVEVLRGLVEVTRTHSLDDFLAALAVHLADLAEQTRWSLLAIELQLHARRDPGFAEAYDDANTGYFAEFASLVDDIVRRHDLAPALPPLQITMGLYALWSGLAVQGVVAGAPPRDKIFLAFLRAVIGGWPSAREHGRIV